Proteins from one Candidatus Zixiibacteriota bacterium genomic window:
- a CDS encoding selenide, water dikinase SelD, whose product MGAGPLKEILSKLPVPNDARLLVGSNTADDAGVYQINDTEALVVTTDFFPPIVDDPLMFGQIAAANALSDIYAMG is encoded by the coding sequence CTGGGCGCGGGTCCGCTCAAAGAGATATTAAGCAAGCTGCCGGTTCCGAACGATGCTCGGCTTCTAGTCGGATCGAATACGGCGGATGATGCCGGAGTCTATCAGATCAACGATACTGAGGCTCTGGTTGTCACGACTGATTTTTTTCCGCCGATTGTCGATGATCCGCTGATGTTCGGTCAGATTGCCGCAGCTAATGCGCTCTCCGACATATACGCCATGGG